A single genomic interval of Selenobaculum gibii harbors:
- a CDS encoding helix-turn-helix domain-containing protein, with amino-acid sequence MKLAYQEQMRQIGLNICYYRRYRRLTQTQLAEQVNISSCYLSQIERGLVKNAVSLPVLIAIADALGINIEVLFKFKDLSN; translated from the coding sequence ATGAAATTAGCATATCAAGAGCAAATGCGTCAAATTGGTTTAAATATTTGCTACTATCGGAGATACAGAAGATTAACTCAAACACAGTTAGCGGAACAGGTGAATATTAGTAGTTGTTATTTGTCGCAAATTGAACGTGGATTAGTAAAAAATGCTGTTTCATTACCTGTACTTATTGCAATTGCTGATGCTTTAGGAATAAATATTGAGGTGTTATTTAAGTTTAAAGATTTATCTAACTAA
- a CDS encoding Kiwa anti-phage protein KwaB-like domain-containing protein encodes MGNIFFEKDKLEEVCDFCLKNIEEASNKLVLFKKTKRKRDKYKAFFLSGNEETINDIMKKSIENILISLKDKDVCKFHFLASQTDSLQWIDEEKVINGKEILQDIVAGESPEFVDRKTDFEKIDFIVLDMFFNQGEKEEKVTLFKKYYHPNTAFKRSQKFIFAGNKLEEIKEQILTFDSHVDAFLYKGIYYIINRNSFNSIFGFKDVFIEVIEENSECIKKAGLLEDADSFIEDCKGNGFYLPRLASLVVENKFQQYTQYIKNIPQIIKNRELSISLTKDKKISYTNKRGVKEILDLLLGHYVIDELSNERLLALAVEKNIK; translated from the coding sequence ATGGGTAATATTTTTTTTGAAAAGGATAAATTAGAAGAGGTATGCGATTTTTGTTTAAAAAATATTGAAGAGGCATCTAATAAACTGGTTTTATTTAAAAAAACTAAAAGGAAGAGAGATAAATATAAGGCTTTTTTTCTATCGGGAAATGAAGAAACTATAAATGATATAATGAAAAAAAGCATAGAAAATATATTGATTTCTTTAAAAGATAAAGATGTTTGTAAATTTCATTTTCTTGCATCTCAAACTGATTCACTGCAATGGATTGATGAAGAAAAAGTAATTAATGGCAAGGAAATTTTGCAAGATATTGTTGCAGGGGAATCTCCTGAATTTGTAGATCGAAAGACAGATTTTGAAAAAATAGATTTTATTGTTTTAGATATGTTTTTTAATCAAGGAGAAAAAGAAGAAAAAGTTACATTGTTTAAAAAGTATTATCATCCTAATACTGCTTTTAAAAGGTCACAAAAATTTATTTTTGCAGGAAATAAACTTGAAGAAATAAAAGAGCAGATTTTAACTTTTGATTCTCATGTTGATGCATTCTTATATAAAGGTATTTATTATATTATTAATAGAAATAGTTTTAATAGTATTTTTGGGTTTAAAGACGTTTTTATTGAGGTAATTGAAGAAAATAGCGAGTGTATAAAGAAAGCAGGTTTATTAGAAGATGCAGACTCATTTATTGAAGATTGTAAGGGCAATGGATTTTATTTACCTAGATTGGCAAGTCTGGTAGTTGAAAATAAATTTCAGCAATATACACAATATATAAAAAATATTCCCCAAATAATAAAAAATAGAGAACTATCAATCTCATTAACAAAAGATAAAAAAATATCGTATACTAATAAAAGAGGAGTAAAAGAAATTTTAGATTTATTATTAGGACATTATGTTATTGATGAATTAAGTAACGAAAGATTATTAGCATTAGCGGTCGAAAAGAATATAAAATAG
- the radC gene encoding RadC family protein, whose amino-acid sequence MKSDLESLSDEELLSTFIPESTVNQLIAEYQSLYGVVMHTSAVDAKTTKGLGQSKLHKLACIKELLSRMQKEKSKRITKISSPQDIADYFHDMEDLQQEEFRILMLNTKNHIICQRLISKGTINASLASPREIFSPAIKLMASHIILVHNHPSSEPFPSEEDKRMTEVVVKSGDIINIKVLDHVIIGKNTYFSFKEQDLLSSN is encoded by the coding sequence ATGAAATCAGATTTAGAAAGCTTATCAGATGAAGAATTGTTAAGTACCTTCATACCAGAATCTACGGTAAATCAGCTTATCGCAGAGTATCAATCGTTATATGGTGTTGTCATGCACACATCAGCAGTAGATGCAAAAACTACAAAAGGATTAGGACAAAGTAAGCTGCATAAATTAGCTTGTATTAAAGAGCTTTTATCACGTATGCAAAAAGAAAAATCTAAGCGAATTACAAAAATCTCATCACCACAAGATATTGCAGACTATTTTCACGATATGGAAGATTTACAGCAAGAAGAATTTCGCATACTTATGCTAAACACAAAAAATCATATTATTTGTCAAAGGCTTATATCCAAAGGCACAATCAATGCAAGTTTAGCATCCCCAAGAGAAATCTTTTCCCCGGCAATAAAACTTATGGCAAGCCATATCATATTAGTACATAATCATCCAAGTTCAGAACCGTTTCCCAGTGAGGAAGATAAACGGATGACCGAAGTTGTCGTAAAATCAGGAGATATTATAAATATTAAAGTTCTCGACCACGTGATCATCGGTAAAAATACATATTTTAGCTTTAAAGAGCAAGATTTACTAAGCAGTAACTGA